One Candidatus Binatia bacterium DNA segment encodes these proteins:
- a CDS encoding glutathione S-transferase family protein, which yields MLKLYDYPQCPFSQKTRIVLAEKQLDYEKIHVDLRKREQFEPGFLALNPFHKVPVIVDEEEGDPQTTIVYDSTVIDEWLEDEYPEPALMPPPEDAAGRARIRQLEDFADIAFVLPAGNLLTEHVKREEEREVDRLRRAKDEVDRAFLLLEHELAGGKQFLGGEQFTLADAAFAPRLLLLISRNVELPEGTRALRGYIDRLRQRESIRKLDGI from the coding sequence ATGCTCAAGCTCTACGATTATCCGCAATGCCCTTTCAGCCAGAAGACGCGCATCGTCTTGGCCGAGAAGCAGCTCGATTACGAGAAGATCCACGTCGATCTTCGTAAGCGTGAGCAGTTCGAGCCCGGCTTTCTCGCTCTGAACCCGTTCCACAAGGTTCCGGTCATCGTCGACGAGGAAGAGGGTGACCCTCAGACCACGATAGTCTACGACTCCACGGTCATCGACGAGTGGCTCGAAGACGAGTACCCGGAGCCCGCGCTCATGCCTCCCCCGGAGGATGCCGCCGGGCGCGCCCGGATCCGTCAGCTCGAGGATTTCGCGGACATCGCCTTCGTTCTGCCAGCCGGCAACCTGCTGACCGAGCACGTGAAGCGCGAGGAAGAGCGTGAAGTCGACCGCCTTCGTCGGGCAAAAGACGAGGTCGATAGGGCCTTCCTGCTCCTCGAGCACGAACTCGCAGGCGGGAAGCAGTTCCTCGGCGGTGAGCAGTTCACCCTGGCGGACGCCGCCTTCGCACCCAGGCTTCTCCTGCTTATCAGCCGGAACGTGGAGCTTCCCGAGGGCACCCGCGCTCTGCGGGGCTACATCGACCGCCTGCGCCAGCGCGAGAGCATCCGCAAGCTCGACGGCATCTAG
- a CDS encoding LON peptidase substrate-binding domain-containing protein: MDFADTISIFPLPNVVLFPQVELPLHIFEPRYREMVTDAMDGDHLIGMVLLRAGWREAAGGPPAIYPIGCVGRIEKYDLVEDGRSNLVLHGQRRFEVKEELEGKPYRRARVEWAPMPSTDNDERVRDRLRTCVIGLLERAGKTGPGEIWDRLPKEWTKLVNLLAFGLPLKEVEKMALLECTGCAARAERMIEILEFRLAEHQSRNSSGSSGSGESWH; this comes from the coding sequence ATGGACTTCGCGGACACGATATCGATTTTTCCCCTGCCGAACGTCGTCCTGTTCCCTCAGGTCGAGCTTCCGCTGCACATCTTCGAGCCGCGCTATCGCGAGATGGTGACGGATGCGATGGACGGCGACCACCTCATCGGGATGGTACTGCTTCGCGCCGGTTGGCGTGAGGCCGCCGGCGGCCCGCCGGCGATCTATCCCATCGGCTGTGTCGGCCGGATCGAGAAGTACGATCTGGTCGAGGACGGCCGATCCAACCTCGTGCTCCACGGGCAGCGTCGCTTCGAGGTGAAAGAAGAACTCGAGGGGAAGCCCTATCGCCGCGCTCGCGTCGAGTGGGCCCCGATGCCCTCGACCGACAACGACGAGCGCGTTCGCGACCGCCTGCGTACCTGCGTGATCGGACTGCTCGAGCGCGCCGGCAAGACCGGCCCCGGGGAGATCTGGGACCGGCTCCCGAAGGAGTGGACCAAGCTCGTGAACTTGCTGGCCTTCGGTCTCCCGCTGAAGGAGGTCGAGAAGATGGCCCTGCTCGAGTGCACGGGCTGCGCCGCACGCGCCGAACGCATGATCGAAATCCTGGAGTTTCGACTCGCCGAGCACCAAAGCCGCAACAGCAGTGGCAGCAGTGGCAGCGGCGAGTCCTGGCACTGA
- the moeB gene encoding molybdopterin-synthase adenylyltransferase MoeB: MKKTFDDIMADAKRVVPEVRVDEVRGRLAGNGRAVVILDVREKEEYREGHLPGAISIPRGFLEMKMETEVPERDAEIIAYCQGGTRSLMAGVVMKEMGYTNVVSMTGGFGSWKQAGNDWSADRQFTPDQLQRYSRHFILPEVGEAGQSKLLDAKVLLIGAGGLGSPTAYYLAAAGVGTLGIVDDDVVDRSNLQRQILHTDDRVGMPKIESAELTLKGLNPDLNVIGYRERVDSSNVKRLFEGYDIIVDGCDNFPTRYLVNDACVFMNKPNVHGSIFQFEGQTTVFDPASGPCYRCLFPEPPPPGAAPSCQEAGVLGVLPGLIGSVQAVETLKLILGIGNSLVGRLLHFDTLSMDIKTLKLRKDPECPVCGDQPTVTELIDYEEFCGLRGDDAGATT; the protein is encoded by the coding sequence ATGAAAAAGACGTTTGATGACATCATGGCAGACGCCAAGCGCGTCGTGCCCGAAGTACGGGTCGACGAGGTCCGTGGACGTCTGGCGGGCAACGGTAGAGCCGTCGTCATCCTCGACGTTCGTGAGAAGGAAGAGTACCGCGAGGGCCATCTGCCAGGCGCGATCTCGATCCCCCGCGGATTCCTCGAGATGAAGATGGAAACCGAGGTTCCCGAGCGCGACGCCGAGATCATCGCGTACTGCCAGGGCGGCACGCGATCGCTCATGGCGGGCGTCGTGATGAAAGAGATGGGCTACACCAACGTCGTGTCGATGACCGGCGGTTTCGGCTCCTGGAAGCAGGCCGGCAACGACTGGAGCGCCGACAGGCAATTCACGCCCGACCAGTTGCAGCGGTACAGCCGCCACTTCATTCTCCCCGAGGTTGGCGAGGCGGGGCAGTCGAAGCTCCTCGACGCCAAGGTTCTGTTGATCGGAGCCGGGGGCCTGGGCTCCCCGACCGCGTACTACCTCGCCGCAGCGGGTGTCGGCACGCTCGGCATCGTCGATGACGACGTCGTCGATCGCTCCAACCTCCAGCGACAGATCCTGCATACCGACGACCGGGTTGGCATGCCGAAGATCGAATCCGCCGAACTCACGCTGAAGGGCCTGAACCCGGACCTCAACGTGATCGGTTACCGCGAGCGCGTCGACTCCTCGAACGTGAAGCGCCTGTTCGAAGGCTACGACATCATCGTCGACGGCTGCGACAACTTTCCGACACGCTACCTCGTGAATGACGCCTGTGTGTTCATGAACAAGCCGAACGTGCACGGCAGCATCTTCCAGTTCGAAGGACAGACGACTGTCTTCGATCCGGCGAGCGGGCCTTGCTACCGCTGCTTGTTCCCGGAGCCGCCGCCTCCCGGCGCCGCGCCGTCGTGTCAGGAAGCCGGTGTCCTCGGTGTTCTGCCCGGCTTGATCGGTTCGGTGCAGGCGGTCGAGACGCTGAAGCTGATCCTCGGCATCGGGAACTCCCTGGTCGGTCGCCTCCTGCACTTCGATACGCTGTCGATGGACATCAAGACGCTGAAGCTGCGCAAGGATCCGGAGTGCCCGGTCTGCGGCGATCAGCCGACGGTGACCGAGTTGATCGACTACGAGGAGTTCTGCGGTCTGCGCGGCGACGACGCCGGCGCCACCACCTGA
- a CDS encoding histidine phosphatase family protein — translation MQPFPGRGRLFLLRHGETEWNRARRVMGRRPVPLCDEGRAQLELLTPHLPGLGISCIWTSPMVRARQTAEIASAAVGGVPIREDDGLAEVDYADWEGCGFEELLADPGYHEFHKDPLRSRVPGGGETLFEVRERVFDAAARALAETTDGHPLLVSHGDPLRLVLAACMATPPTEFRRLRVDNGALSAIDLTGTWSEAKFVNMRPDLGVMLDAEMDGARALREGEAEPTESK, via the coding sequence ATGCAACCGTTCCCCGGCCGCGGACGGCTCTTCCTGCTGCGGCACGGCGAGACCGAGTGGAATCGGGCCCGCCGGGTGATGGGTCGGCGGCCCGTGCCGCTGTGTGACGAAGGCAGGGCCCAACTCGAGCTGCTGACGCCGCACCTCCCGGGGCTGGGCATCAGCTGCATCTGGACCAGCCCGATGGTGCGCGCACGGCAGACCGCCGAGATCGCGTCCGCGGCAGTCGGGGGCGTCCCCATCCGTGAAGACGACGGTCTGGCCGAGGTGGATTACGCCGACTGGGAAGGCTGCGGCTTCGAGGAACTCCTCGCTGACCCCGGATACCACGAGTTCCACAAAGACCCACTCCGCTCCCGCGTTCCAGGCGGCGGCGAGACGCTGTTCGAAGTTCGGGAGCGGGTCTTCGATGCCGCCGCCCGCGCACTGGCCGAGACGACCGACGGCCACCCGCTGTTGGTTTCGCACGGCGACCCGCTGCGCCTCGTACTGGCCGCCTGCATGGCAACCCCGCCCACGGAGTTTCGCCGCCTACGCGTCGACAACGGCGCCCTGTCGGCCATCGATCTGACCGGAACCTGGTCCGAGGCAAAGTTTGTGAACATGCGGCCGGATCTCGGCGTGATGCTCGATGCCGAGATGGACGGTGCCCGCGCGCTGCGCGAGGGCGAAGCAGAACCTACGGAGTCGAAATGA
- the efp gene encoding elongation factor P has product MHISATQLRAGMVIMHKDDLHRVLNVVHVTPGNWRGMVQTKVRNMRSGNSSEHRFRSEDKVERITLEQNEMEYLYSDGEQHHFMNTENYEQIELTSEDLTGREKFLLPNMKVEVEFHETTPIGVSLPKNVELKVVETAPGLKSATVTNTLKPATMETGLVVQVPEFINVDEVIRVDTESGDYVSRAKS; this is encoded by the coding sequence ATGCACATCTCTGCCACGCAACTCCGCGCCGGCATGGTCATCATGCACAAAGACGACCTGCATCGCGTTTTGAACGTCGTTCATGTCACGCCGGGGAACTGGCGCGGGATGGTGCAGACCAAGGTTCGCAACATGCGCTCGGGCAACTCGAGCGAGCATCGCTTCCGTTCGGAGGACAAGGTCGAGCGCATCACGCTCGAGCAGAACGAGATGGAGTACCTGTACTCCGACGGCGAGCAGCACCACTTCATGAACACCGAGAACTACGAACAGATCGAGCTCACCTCCGAAGACCTCACCGGCCGTGAGAAGTTCCTCCTGCCGAACATGAAGGTCGAAGTGGAGTTCCACGAGACCACGCCCATTGGTGTCTCGCTCCCGAAGAACGTCGAACTGAAGGTCGTGGAGACCGCGCCGGGGCTGAAGAGCGCCACGGTCACCAACACGCTGAAGCCCGCCACGATGGAGACCGGGCTGGTCGTGCAGGTCCCCGAATTCATCAATGTGGACGAGGTCATTCGCGTCGACACCGAGTCGGGCGACTACGTTTCACGCGCCAAGAGCTGA
- a CDS encoding cupin domain-containing protein, producing the protein MTAFATLQEKIAFSAEKMAKCNIFDSANMFCDAYCFEPGQVQKAHAHDGSDKVYYVLDGVVEIQIGDDTRRLEAGELAHAGPGVPHGATNPGPERATVLVFMAPKP; encoded by the coding sequence ATGACCGCGTTTGCGACGCTGCAGGAGAAGATCGCCTTCTCGGCCGAGAAGATGGCCAAGTGCAACATCTTCGACTCGGCCAACATGTTCTGCGACGCCTACTGCTTCGAACCCGGGCAAGTGCAGAAGGCGCACGCGCACGATGGTTCCGACAAGGTCTACTACGTGCTCGACGGTGTCGTCGAGATTCAGATTGGCGACGATACACGTCGCCTCGAGGCCGGAGAGCTGGCCCACGCCGGCCCGGGTGTTCCCCACGGCGCGACCAATCCAGGCCCCGAGCGCGCGACTGTCCTCGTGTTCATGGCCCCCAAGCCCTGA
- a CDS encoding thioredoxin domain-containing protein: MSKFLKTAAGGATMIVAAWILVGCQPKPDEALNAKVAALDAAVADLRKEIKVNQAVILKQFKGVKGGQQTMIRRGVVIVPAGTEKPVLGGDKTDITMGTAPTLGDSDAPIEVIEFGEFQCPYCMKYASALRDLTEQYPGKVRVGFKHYPLNKHEMALHAAKASWAAQQQGKFWEMHDALFGARGQLDPLIIRAQAQAIGLDMAQFDEDLASPLAAKAVFTDRRAGKKAGTKGTPSFYVNGRFYGGSLGAVEKAIKGQLGGAAPAKG, from the coding sequence ATGAGTAAATTCCTGAAAACCGCTGCTGGCGGCGCGACGATGATTGTAGCTGCCTGGATCCTTGTAGGATGCCAACCCAAACCAGATGAGGCGCTGAACGCCAAGGTTGCGGCGCTCGACGCCGCTGTAGCGGACCTCCGTAAGGAAATTAAGGTAAACCAGGCAGTCATTCTCAAGCAGTTCAAGGGCGTCAAGGGCGGTCAGCAGACGATGATCCGCCGCGGCGTAGTGATCGTCCCGGCCGGCACCGAGAAGCCGGTCCTGGGCGGAGACAAGACCGATATCACGATGGGGACCGCGCCGACCCTCGGCGATTCGGACGCGCCCATCGAGGTCATCGAGTTCGGCGAGTTCCAGTGCCCCTACTGCATGAAGTACGCGAGCGCTCTTCGCGACCTGACCGAGCAGTACCCCGGAAAGGTCCGCGTAGGCTTTAAGCACTACCCGTTGAATAAGCACGAGATGGCGCTTCATGCGGCCAAGGCCTCCTGGGCGGCCCAGCAGCAGGGCAAGTTCTGGGAAATGCATGATGCGCTCTTCGGTGCTCGCGGCCAGCTGGACCCGCTGATCATCCGAGCCCAGGCGCAGGCCATCGGGCTCGACATGGCCCAGTTCGACGAGGACCTGGCATCCCCTCTGGCGGCGAAGGCCGTGTTCACGGACCGCCGGGCAGGCAAGAAGGCAGGCACCAAGGGAACGCCCTCGTTTTACGTGAACGGCCGGTTCTACGGCGGGAGCCTGGGAGCGGTAGAGAAGGCCATCAAGGGGCAACTCGGAGGAGCCGCTCCGGCTAAGGGCTGA
- a CDS encoding helix-turn-helix transcriptional regulator — protein sequence MIKSNGLSIRDMRGRLSMTQEEFAHELGITVSTVNRWENGHSAPSKLARATITRLAGSRGIYVESTPRRPGEELEM from the coding sequence ATGATCAAGAGCAACGGGCTGTCGATTCGGGACATGCGTGGCCGACTCTCGATGACCCAAGAAGAGTTCGCCCACGAATTGGGTATCACCGTCAGCACGGTCAATCGCTGGGAGAACGGCCACTCGGCGCCGAGCAAGCTTGCTCGCGCGACGATCACCCGCCTCGCAGGAAGCCGCGGCATCTACGTGGAGTCTACTCCGCGGCGCCCGGGCGAAGAACTGGAGATGTAG
- the mvaD gene encoding diphosphomevalonate decarboxylase: MPEAVARASANVALVKYWGKRDEVRNLPAVGSISITLADLLASARVRVANDSSARFTSRGHVVTGSAAERMAAYLDWIAEALGSEERLTTDVDANFPVGAGLASSAAIHCAVAAASASALAASVDLPRLSRLARVGSGSAARSVYGGWVEWHHGKRTDGEDSGATQLLEQKEWPVAMVVAVVNEGPKEIPSRDAMRHVARSSPLYPAWIEAQGADLAAMRTAIAARDFTAVGTIAEENCLRMHAITFAARPPVVYWSPVTMAAMEAVCALRKSGCEAYFTIDAGPQVKVLCAPGDVETVAEAMGQVPGVIRVLRSALGGGVEVLEGPTPWK; encoded by the coding sequence GTGCCCGAGGCGGTTGCACGAGCGAGCGCGAACGTCGCTCTGGTCAAGTACTGGGGCAAACGCGATGAGGTTCGCAATCTTCCCGCCGTCGGAAGCATTTCGATCACGCTTGCCGACCTGCTCGCGAGCGCGCGTGTCCGCGTTGCGAACGATTCGTCCGCCCGGTTCACGAGTCGTGGGCATGTGGTCACGGGCTCCGCAGCCGAGCGGATGGCCGCGTACCTCGACTGGATCGCCGAGGCGCTGGGTAGTGAGGAACGCCTCACGACCGACGTCGATGCGAACTTCCCGGTCGGGGCCGGCCTCGCTTCGTCAGCAGCGATCCATTGCGCGGTGGCGGCTGCGTCCGCGTCTGCGCTAGCGGCGTCTGTCGATCTGCCGCGGCTGTCGCGCCTGGCGCGCGTGGGCTCCGGGTCAGCGGCACGCTCGGTGTACGGTGGCTGGGTCGAGTGGCATCATGGCAAGCGGACCGATGGAGAGGATTCCGGCGCGACCCAGCTTCTCGAACAAAAAGAGTGGCCGGTCGCTATGGTCGTCGCGGTCGTGAACGAGGGGCCGAAAGAGATCCCGTCACGCGATGCCATGCGCCATGTAGCTCGCTCGTCGCCGCTGTACCCCGCGTGGATCGAGGCACAGGGGGCGGACCTCGCCGCGATGCGGACCGCGATTGCTGCGCGCGATTTTACCGCGGTCGGTACGATCGCCGAAGAGAACTGCCTGCGCATGCACGCCATCACGTTCGCGGCCCGGCCTCCCGTCGTCTACTGGTCGCCCGTGACGATGGCGGCCATGGAGGCCGTTTGCGCTCTGCGCAAGTCGGGCTGCGAGGCCTACTTCACGATCGATGCGGGTCCCCAGGTGAAGGTCCTGTGTGCCCCCGGCGACGTCGAGACCGTGGCCGAAGCCATGGGTCAGGTTCCCGGGGTCATACGTGTTCTCCGGTCCGCTCTCGGCGGCGGGGTCGAGGTCCTCGAGGGGCCGACTCCGTGGAAGTGA